A region of Pyxidicoccus parkwaysis DNA encodes the following proteins:
- a CDS encoding efflux RND transporter permease subunit, with protein MDEKRWSERFEGAIGRLAARNHRRPMQALVLTLVLTLAGLFFARTLSLNADFVGLLPKNFPSVQDIDKLRKRFGGQGNVVVVGMGAEPEALKRFADDIAPKLGELSEIRYVSYQRPSAFFNEHALYYVDLPDLKTIQERIDARIAWEKEQANPLFVRLDDSPPPSVDFSDIEQKYTGRANQRLSGQGDLYYLDKTERMVVLMAKPRGSAADLDYSKKVVTQVEDFLAKQDLSKYGPGFKTAVTGTFKKKIDQQRVIVSDLARASTLAMVMLLLYLVFHFRSALSVALTMVPVMAGLAWTYGYVGLAYGQVNLLTGFLAAVLGGLGVEHGIHLLGRYGTLRAEGMTSEAAVQESFRHTGFSALISALVAALTFLSLAMSEFRAFREFGVIAAVGMLVSVFSYVLILPALLGLAARFNWMPRTHESSAGPMGLLARWLPRSYRGVLLVVGAGVLVLMSQSYRVSFNYDSRSLEDYKQASAVLDQKVNNILGYSQTPVVVLTDSLDMEREVVRQLEARKAARGKDSTIDFVGALEDLVPRQQAEKQQVLQAIAGKLSKLDPERLPPDTRATLTRALHMAAAKPFTQADLPSNVRHQFESLDGSTGGVVLVYAGGVSLSDGEGTRRFAKEVRGLQMPDGSQVSAAGEALILADILDMVSREGPRILVAAVLSVLAAMWVTLGKLRSALICMLPTLLSVVGLVGLMALLGLQFNYLNIMVLPVLIGTTVDAGVHLIQRLGEPGADFISVYGETGRAITGGLLTSAIGFVALILAKHPGLNSIGDLANLGFGINLIIILLGFPSLLLMVERWRRRHGTTPETPEEPAPEA; from the coding sequence ATGGATGAGAAGCGTTGGTCGGAGCGGTTCGAGGGGGCGATAGGTCGCCTGGCCGCAAGGAACCACCGGCGGCCGATGCAGGCCCTGGTCCTGACGCTGGTACTGACGTTGGCGGGCCTCTTCTTCGCGCGGACGCTGTCCCTGAACGCGGACTTCGTGGGGCTCCTGCCGAAGAACTTCCCGTCGGTCCAGGACATCGACAAGCTGCGCAAGCGCTTCGGTGGCCAGGGCAACGTGGTGGTGGTGGGCATGGGCGCGGAGCCCGAGGCCCTCAAGCGCTTCGCGGATGACATCGCGCCCAAGCTGGGGGAGCTGTCGGAGATCCGCTACGTGTCGTACCAGCGGCCCAGCGCCTTCTTCAACGAGCACGCGCTGTACTACGTGGACCTCCCGGACCTGAAGACCATCCAGGAGCGCATCGACGCGCGCATTGCGTGGGAGAAGGAGCAGGCCAACCCGCTCTTCGTGCGGCTGGATGACTCGCCTCCGCCGTCCGTGGACTTCTCCGACATCGAGCAGAAGTACACCGGCCGCGCCAACCAGCGCCTCTCCGGCCAGGGTGATTTGTACTACCTGGACAAGACGGAGCGCATGGTGGTGCTGATGGCGAAGCCCCGGGGCAGCGCCGCGGACCTGGACTACTCGAAGAAGGTCGTCACCCAGGTGGAGGACTTCCTGGCGAAGCAGGACCTGTCCAAGTACGGGCCGGGCTTCAAGACGGCGGTGACGGGCACCTTCAAGAAGAAGATTGACCAGCAGCGCGTCATCGTCAGCGACCTGGCGAGGGCGTCCACGCTGGCCATGGTGATGTTGCTGCTCTACCTGGTCTTCCACTTCCGCAGCGCGCTGTCGGTGGCCCTCACCATGGTGCCGGTGATGGCGGGCCTGGCGTGGACCTACGGCTACGTGGGGCTGGCGTACGGGCAGGTGAATCTGCTCACCGGCTTCCTCGCGGCGGTGCTGGGCGGCCTGGGCGTGGAGCACGGCATCCATCTGTTGGGACGCTACGGCACGCTGCGCGCGGAGGGGATGACGTCCGAGGCGGCGGTGCAGGAGTCCTTCCGGCACACAGGCTTCTCGGCGCTCATCTCCGCGCTGGTGGCGGCGCTGACGTTCCTCAGCCTGGCCATGTCCGAGTTCAGGGCGTTCCGTGAGTTCGGCGTCATCGCGGCGGTGGGCATGCTGGTGAGCGTGTTCTCGTACGTGCTCATCCTGCCGGCGCTGCTGGGGCTGGCGGCGCGCTTCAACTGGATGCCGCGCACCCACGAGAGCTCGGCGGGGCCCATGGGCCTGCTGGCGCGGTGGCTGCCGCGTTCGTACCGGGGCGTGCTGCTGGTGGTGGGCGCGGGCGTGCTGGTGCTGATGTCCCAGTCGTACCGGGTGTCGTTCAACTACGACTCGCGCTCGCTGGAGGACTACAAGCAGGCGTCGGCGGTGCTGGACCAGAAGGTGAACAACATCCTCGGCTATTCACAGACGCCGGTGGTGGTGTTGACGGACTCGCTGGACATGGAGCGCGAGGTGGTGCGCCAGCTCGAGGCGCGCAAGGCGGCGCGGGGCAAGGACTCCACCATCGACTTCGTGGGCGCGCTGGAGGACCTGGTTCCCCGCCAGCAGGCGGAGAAGCAGCAGGTGCTCCAGGCCATTGCCGGGAAGCTGAGCAAGCTGGACCCGGAGCGGCTGCCGCCAGACACGCGCGCCACGCTGACCCGCGCGCTGCACATGGCGGCGGCGAAGCCCTTCACGCAGGCGGACCTGCCCAGCAACGTGCGCCACCAGTTCGAGAGCCTGGATGGCAGCACGGGCGGCGTGGTGCTGGTGTACGCGGGCGGCGTGAGTCTGTCGGACGGCGAGGGCACGCGGCGCTTCGCGAAGGAGGTGCGCGGCCTGCAGATGCCGGACGGCAGCCAGGTGTCGGCGGCGGGTGAGGCGCTCATCCTGGCGGACATCCTGGACATGGTGTCGCGCGAGGGGCCGCGCATCCTGGTGGCGGCGGTGCTGAGCGTGCTCGCGGCGATGTGGGTGACGCTGGGCAAACTGCGCTCGGCGCTCATCTGCATGCTGCCGACGCTGCTGTCCGTGGTGGGGCTGGTGGGCCTGATGGCGCTGCTGGGCCTGCAGTTCAACTACCTGAACATCATGGTGCTGCCGGTGCTCATCGGCACCACGGTGGACGCGGGCGTGCACCTGATTCAGCGGCTGGGCGAGCCGGGCGCGGACTTCATCTCCGTGTATGGCGAGACGGGCCGGGCGATTACGGGCGGCCTGCTGACGAGCGCGATTGGCTTCGTGGCGCTGATTCTCGCGAAGCACCCGGGCCTGAACTCGATTGGTGACCTGGCCAACCTGGGCTTCGGCATCAACCTCATCATCATCCTGCTGGGCTTCCCGTCGCTCCTCCTGATGGTGGAGCGCTGGCGGCGCCGTCACGGCACCACGCCGGAGACGCCCGAGGAGCCCGCGCCCGAGGCGTGA